In the genome of Candidatus Nanopelagicales bacterium, one region contains:
- a CDS encoding MFS transporter, with protein MRQVNRWAVLIVLSSALAIISLDNTIVNVALPRLQEDLAATTSQLQWVVDAYSVMFAGSLLLAGSLGDRFGRRKMLILGLLIFTAGSLLAIFVNQATTLTLCRGLMGMGGAFIMPSTLSILVQVFKEPKERAQAIGIWAAVAGLGVAIGPIVGGLLLEHFTWHAIFWVNPPIAVAVIAAVLIFVPESADQSKPRLDLVGAVLSGLGLVALVVTIIELPEAGIEAFTVTAAVCAVLFLVGFVLWEKRVSRPLLPMQYFKERLFSTSIVIVALVYFALMGAMFFLPQFLQLVKGMSPLQSGIAVLPGAGGLLLASLVSPKLAERFGTRRLVVIGMSVVTAGMLAFSYLQTDTAYIFIAVVFGSIGAGLGLTLPQATNGVLASVPAERSGMGSAVNDAMSELGGSFGVAILGATMSIFYRQNIEQAISNAGEKILLLPPHAIEAARESLAAASIEATRIPDAIGKVYRDVAGQAFVTGMTWALFIGAIITFAGVLIAWKFLPQHVERIEE; from the coding sequence ATGAGACAGGTCAACCGCTGGGCAGTGCTGATTGTGCTGTCATCAGCACTGGCAATCATTTCCCTGGATAACACGATCGTGAATGTCGCCTTGCCAAGGTTACAGGAGGATCTAGCGGCTACCACCTCACAATTGCAGTGGGTGGTCGATGCCTATTCAGTGATGTTTGCCGGCTCCTTACTCCTAGCTGGCTCGCTTGGTGATCGGTTTGGGCGCCGAAAGATGCTGATTCTTGGATTATTGATTTTCACGGCGGGCTCATTGCTGGCTATTTTCGTGAACCAGGCAACCACCCTGACCCTTTGTCGAGGGCTCATGGGTATGGGTGGGGCCTTCATCATGCCTTCGACTCTGAGCATTTTGGTTCAGGTATTCAAAGAGCCCAAGGAGCGGGCTCAGGCAATTGGTATTTGGGCGGCGGTGGCTGGGCTAGGTGTAGCAATCGGCCCCATCGTGGGTGGTCTCTTACTCGAACATTTCACTTGGCACGCGATTTTTTGGGTGAATCCACCTATTGCGGTAGCGGTGATCGCAGCGGTGTTGATTTTTGTTCCTGAATCAGCGGACCAGTCCAAACCTCGTCTGGACCTGGTCGGTGCAGTGTTATCCGGCCTTGGCCTTGTTGCTCTCGTTGTAACAATTATCGAATTGCCTGAAGCAGGTATCGAGGCGTTCACCGTTACAGCTGCTGTGTGCGCAGTTCTTTTCTTAGTTGGATTCGTATTGTGGGAAAAGCGCGTGTCACGCCCGTTGCTACCGATGCAGTATTTCAAAGAGCGATTGTTTTCGACTTCAATCGTGATTGTCGCACTTGTGTATTTCGCACTTATGGGTGCGATGTTCTTTCTTCCACAATTTTTACAACTCGTGAAGGGAATGTCGCCACTTCAGTCAGGTATTGCAGTGTTACCAGGTGCTGGCGGCCTACTCCTTGCTTCACTTGTGAGCCCAAAACTTGCCGAGCGGTTCGGCACCCGCAGGCTCGTGGTTATTGGAATGTCAGTGGTGACAGCTGGAATGCTCGCCTTTAGTTACCTGCAGACAGACACCGCGTACATCTTTATTGCAGTCGTGTTTGGATCTATTGGTGCAGGTCTTGGACTCACGTTGCCCCAGGCAACAAATGGCGTTCTGGCCTCAGTTCCAGCAGAGCGGTCGGGCATGGGGTCAGCCGTCAATGATGCTATGAGCGAGTTGGGCGGATCGTTTGGTGTCGCAATTCTGGGTGCGACCATGTCGATTTTCTACCGACAAAATATTGAACAGGCAATCTCTAATGCGGGAGAAAAAATTCTGCTCCTTCCGCCGCATGCGATTGAGGCGGCCCGGGAGTCTCTCGCTGCAGCATCAATTGAAGCAACACGCATTCCGGATGCAATTGGAAAGGTGTATCGCGATGTTGCTGGCCAGGCATTTGTTACTGGAATGACGTGGGCTTTATTTATTGGGGCAATTATTACTTTTGCGGGCGTTCTGATTGCTTGGAAATTCTTGCCACAACATGTCGAACGTATTGAGGAATAG
- a CDS encoding ABC transporter ATP-binding protein, with protein MIDEETGATIPVAPDRSISDEIAISVRELDVTYRTTFEKKPTLKQAIVRLGRGKRSVKTVEALKNVSFDVNRGSVLGIVGHNGAGKSTLMRAIAGIVPPTQGRIEVVGRTSTLLSLGVGFNRALTGRENVILGGLAAGLTKDELEDRYERIAEFAGLGDFIDMPMNTYSSGMGARLAFSVAVHLDPDILLIDEALSTGDAVFKEKATARMQELVDNSSTMLLISHALRTIINMSTECIWLDHGKLMMRGNPEEVVDAYTDFVHVKKTSATMNDM; from the coding sequence ATGATTGATGAAGAAACTGGCGCAACTATTCCTGTTGCTCCTGACCGGTCGATCTCTGATGAAATCGCGATTTCAGTTCGAGAACTCGATGTCACGTATCGAACTACCTTCGAGAAGAAGCCAACGCTCAAGCAGGCAATCGTGCGCCTTGGCCGAGGAAAGCGCTCCGTCAAAACAGTTGAAGCACTCAAAAACGTGTCCTTTGATGTGAACCGAGGCTCAGTACTTGGAATCGTCGGTCATAACGGTGCGGGAAAAAGTACCCTCATGCGAGCAATCGCGGGCATCGTGCCGCCAACCCAAGGCCGCATTGAAGTGGTTGGTCGCACCAGCACTCTGCTTTCCCTCGGCGTTGGCTTTAATCGGGCACTCACCGGTCGTGAGAATGTAATTCTCGGTGGTCTTGCCGCAGGGCTTACCAAAGACGAACTTGAAGATCGATACGAGCGCATCGCAGAATTTGCCGGCTTGGGTGACTTCATTGATATGCCAATGAACACCTACTCATCAGGCATGGGTGCTCGTCTTGCATTTAGCGTTGCGGTGCACCTTGATCCAGATATTCTCTTGATTGACGAAGCACTATCAACGGGAGATGCGGTCTTCAAAGAAAAAGCCACGGCACGCATGCAGGAGCTCGTTGATAACTCAAGCACGATGTTACTGATCTCGCACGCGCTGCGAACAATCATCAATATGAGCACTGAATGTATCTGGCTGGATCATGGAAAATTGATGATGCGCGGCAATCCTGAAGAAGTAGTCGATGCCTACACAGATTTTGTGCATGTCAAGAAGACCAGTGCAACCATGAATGACATGTAA